In Arachis hypogaea cultivar Tifrunner chromosome 17, arahy.Tifrunner.gnm2.J5K5, whole genome shotgun sequence, a single window of DNA contains:
- the LOC140180529 gene encoding uncharacterized protein: MRTIVWNCRGLGRPLTIHTLKGICKSHSPEIVFISETKNQSRQVEAKLRVCGYENWHIVNPAGVAGGLVLAWKDIISVQIISSGEFFVAAEIKEVGSSEVWAFVGVHLSCSEQIRSLQFEELITMSQHMEGKVVIAGDFNAITSQAEKEGGGQKSATTIATFTNFIDSNELVDIRMVGHPFTWTNRRQGEDLVKERLDRYLVGMEWKLKFSNAVVHRLTESGSDHAPILMETEPQSWHSKRRFKYQERWCGEEDVKRIVSEVWRMEVVGSAMFSLA, from the coding sequence ATGAGAACTATAGTTtggaattgtcggggtttggggagacccctgacaatTCACACCTTGAAAGGGATCTGTAAATCCCACTCCCCCGAGATTGTGTTTATAAGTGAAACAAAGAACCAATCTCGACAGGTGGAAGCAAAACTTCGGGTATGCGGCTACGAAAACTGGCATATTGTTAACCCGGCAGGAGTGGCAGGAGGACTTGTGCTAGCTTGGAAGGACATCATCAGTGTTCAAATTATTAGCAGTGGAGAATTCTTTGTGGCAGCCGAAATTAAGGAAGTCGGAAGCAGTGAGGTATGGGCGTTCGTTGGTGTCCATTTGAGTTGTTCAGAACAAATTCGATCCTTACAGTTTGAGGAGCTTATAACAATGAGCCAACACATGGAAGGAAAAGTGGTAATAGCAGGCGATTTTAATGCTATAACAAGCCAAGCGGAAAAGGAGGGTGGAGGCCAAAAATCAGCAACCACCATTGCAACATTCACTAATTTTATTGACAGTAACGAATTGGTGGATATTAGAATGGTGGGGCACCCTTTCACGTGGACAAATCGAAGACAAGGAGAGGATTTGGTGAAGGAGAGGCTTGACCGCTATTTAGTTGGGATGGAATGGAAGTTGAAGTTTTCGAATGCAGTGGTGCACAGGCTCACAGAGTCAGGCTCGGATCATGCTCCAATTTTGATGGAAACCGAACCTCAATCCTGGCATAGTAAAAGGCGGTTTAAATACCAGGAACGTTGGTGTGGAGAAGAGGATGTCAAGAGAATTGTCAGTGAAGTGTGGAGAATGGAAGTTGTAGGCTCGGCTATGTTCTCCTTGGCCTAA